In Cololabis saira isolate AMF1-May2022 chromosome 4, fColSai1.1, whole genome shotgun sequence, one DNA window encodes the following:
- the LOC133442547 gene encoding alpha-N-acetylgalactosaminide alpha-2,6-sialyltransferase 3-like has translation MEKFKYTMRLREAELQQARERQEFERYKLDLIKEGKILDPIAVGKGEPVAEKDPDTFFLLFERLAKNRKWSDSEQTLLLQCVLTDQVKGEVALAVRPALPVQGVQTRLSAETSKQPYKGFKPHLGYVSISKQEPLKLHCDLCSIVSSSGQMLGQAAVPEMDSSPCVWRMNNAPTRGFEDDVGQRTTLRVISHTSVPLLLQKPQYFFGQANDTVYVVCGPLRNMRKDGKGIVYNMLRQASENYLHARIYVTTEDRMNYCDMVFKKEIGKDRIQSGSYLSTGWFPLILSIDMCKEIHIYTTLKGSENVVADALSRALPA, from the exons ATGGAGAAGTTCAAATATACTATGAGGTTACGTGAAGCTGAGCTGCAGCAGGCGAGAGAGCGTCAGGAGTTTGAGCGTTACAAGCTGGACTTAATCAAGGAGGGGAAGATTCTTGATCCCATAGCAGTTGGGAAGGGAGAACCTGTGGCAG AGAAGGATCCAGATACATTCTTCTTGCTCTTTGAGAGGTTGGCCAAGAACAGGAAGTGGAGTGATTCTGAGCAGACCCTCCTGTTACAGTGTGTATTGACTG ATCAGGTTAAGGGGGAAGTAGCTTTGGCAGTGCGTCCTGCCCTGCCAGTTCAGGGTGTGCAG ACCAGGTTGAGTGCAGAGACCTCCAAGCAGCCGTACAAGGGCTTCAAGCCTCACCTGGGCTACGTCAGCATCTCCAAACAGGAGCCCCTGAAGTTGCACTGCGACCTGTGCAGCATCGTGTCCAGCTCCGGGCAGATGTTGGGCCAGGCAGCCGTCCCAGAGATGGACAGCTCGCCCTGCGTCTGGCGCATGAACAACGCCCCCACGCGGGGGTTCGAGGACGACGTGGGCCAGCGCACCACCCTGAGGGTCATCTCCCACACCAGCGTCCCCCTGCTGCTGCAGAAGCCCCAGTACTTCTTCGGCCAGGCCAACGACACCGTCTACGTCGTGTGTGGGCCGCTGCGGAACATGAGGAAGGACGGGAAAGGCATCGTTTACAACATGCTGCGCCAGGCCTCGGAGAACTACCTTCACGCTCGCATCTACGTCACCACAGAGGACCGGATGAACTACTGCGACATGGTCTTCAAGAAGGAGATAGGAAAAGACAGGATCCAATCTGGCTCCTACCTGAGCACCGGCTGGTTCCCACTCATTCTCTCTATCGACATGTGCAAGGAGATCCATATCTACACCACATTGAAAGGTTCCGAAAATGTTGTGGCTGATGCATTGTCTCGTGCGTTGCCTGCATAA